A window of Staphylococcus sp. 17KM0847 contains these coding sequences:
- the proC gene encoding pyrroline-5-carboxylate reductase: MKIVFYGAGNMAHAIFTGIISSKVLPAENIYLTNRSNEEALKQYQAELGIQYSYDDATLLKDADYVFLGSKPHDFTSLAERMHSHIDSKNKFISIMAGLPISYIREALGVDNPIARIMPNTNAHVGHSVTGLSFSPNFGPKSKDEVLEVINAFGSAIEVKEDHLHQVTAITGSGPAFLYHVFEKYVDAGTKLGLDKAQVEESIQELIIGTSKMIERSDLSMEQLRKNITSKGGTTQAGLNALSQYDIESIFEDCLTAAVNRSVELSEQEED, encoded by the coding sequence ATGAAAATTGTATTTTATGGGGCAGGTAATATGGCACATGCGATTTTTACAGGTATTATTAGTTCAAAAGTTTTACCAGCTGAAAATATTTATTTAACGAACCGCTCGAATGAAGAGGCGCTAAAGCAATATCAAGCAGAGTTAGGGATTCAATATAGCTATGATGACGCTACTTTATTAAAAGATGCAGACTATGTCTTTCTGGGATCTAAACCACATGATTTTACAAGTTTAGCTGAACGTATGCACAGCCATATTGATAGTAAAAATAAGTTTATTTCGATTATGGCAGGTTTACCCATTTCATATATTCGTGAAGCTCTAGGTGTAGATAATCCAATCGCTCGCATTATGCCAAATACCAATGCACATGTTGGTCATTCGGTAACGGGATTAAGTTTTTCTCCTAATTTTGGACCTAAATCAAAAGATGAAGTATTAGAGGTTATTAATGCGTTTGGCTCTGCTATCGAAGTGAAAGAAGATCACTTACATCAAGTAACAGCCATTACAGGAAGTGGTCCTGCCTTTTTATACCACGTTTTTGAAAAATATGTCGATGCTGGGACAAAGCTCGGTTTAGATAAAGCACAAGTTGAGGAATCCATTCAAGAGTTGATTATTGGAACGAGCAAGATGATTGAACGTTCTGACTTGAGTATGGAGCAGTTGCGTAAAAATATTACGTCTAAAGGTGGAACAACACAAGCAGGATTGAATGCTTTATCTCAATATGATATTGAAAGTATATTTGAAGATTGTTTAACTGCTGCGGTCAATCGTAGTGTAGAACTTTCAGAGCAAGAAGAAGATTAA
- a CDS encoding SDR family oxidoreductase has translation MTYRHYLITGGTSGLGYEITKILYRKKHQLTLLVRNVNHARQVFPECDYPHIHFLLCDLTDMQQIQTLPLQLSKQSIVFDGIIHCAGIGYFKSLFDHTYEEMIQTYQINATHFAILLNIIQPHLVKDAAIVAISSQAAHATQPYAAHYAASKSALNHILNALRLEVPTYRVLNVNVGPIETSFHSKADPTGHYAEKVKHMMLNPYQLAQCIVKSIGTHRKEINQPKWMHILLKFYQLSPRLYEKIGKPFFMSKNKK, from the coding sequence TTGACGTATCGACACTATTTAATTACTGGGGGAACGAGCGGACTGGGTTATGAAATAACAAAAATTTTATATCGTAAAAAACATCAACTCACACTTCTCGTACGTAACGTTAATCATGCGCGACAAGTATTTCCAGAATGTGATTATCCTCATATTCATTTCTTATTATGCGACTTAACTGATATGCAACAAATTCAAACATTACCGTTACAACTATCAAAGCAATCGATTGTTTTTGATGGTATTATTCATTGTGCTGGTATAGGTTATTTTAAATCACTTTTTGACCACACATATGAGGAAATGATACAAACTTATCAAATCAATGCCACACACTTTGCAATTTTACTAAATATTATACAACCTCATTTAGTAAAAGACGCTGCTATTGTCGCAATAAGTAGTCAGGCCGCTCACGCTACTCAGCCTTACGCCGCACATTATGCAGCGAGCAAGTCAGCACTTAATCATATTTTAAATGCTTTACGTTTAGAAGTACCTACGTATCGTGTACTTAATGTCAATGTTGGACCTATTGAAACATCATTTCATAGTAAAGCTGATCCAACTGGTCATTATGCTGAAAAAGTAAAGCATATGATGCTCAATCCATATCAGCTCGCACAGTGCATCGTAAAATCGATAGGGACACACCGCAAAGAAATTAATCAACCCAAATGGATGCACATCTTATTAAAATTTTATCAACTCTCACCACGCTTATATGAGAAAATAGGAAAGCCTTTTTTTATGAGTAAAAATAAAAAATAG
- a CDS encoding aldo/keto reductase, with the protein MQKNILKSGITLSELGLGCMSLGTEYAHAEHIIETALDSGITYFDTADIYDKGINEDIVGKVLRKYQHRDDIVVGTKVGNQLQPNGEMIWNPSKSYIKENVKYSLQRLGLDQLDIYMLHGGTIDDPLDETISAFEELKEEGWIRAYGISSIRPNVIRYYLAHSNIDVIMSQFNLIDHRPEMLVDEIHDKGVKILARGPVFKGLLTQNYQSILKEKFADGIFDYDGATLAHTMETLHDITPHLTALSFDYLKSFDALGSIIVGASSAEQLRDNVAQFEQKITPEILEQARNSVKSIAYTQHLS; encoded by the coding sequence ATGCAAAAAAATATTTTAAAAAGTGGTATTACATTATCTGAATTAGGACTTGGGTGTATGAGCCTAGGTACGGAGTATGCTCATGCTGAACATATTATAGAAACGGCATTGGATTCAGGTATTACCTATTTTGATACAGCAGATATTTATGATAAAGGTATAAATGAAGACATTGTTGGAAAGGTACTCCGCAAATACCAACATCGAGATGATATTGTTGTAGGTACAAAAGTAGGTAATCAATTACAGCCAAACGGTGAGATGATATGGAATCCATCTAAATCATATATCAAGGAAAACGTAAAGTATTCGTTGCAACGTTTAGGATTAGATCAGTTAGATATATATATGCTTCACGGCGGAACGATAGATGATCCCTTAGATGAAACGATAAGTGCATTTGAGGAATTAAAGGAAGAAGGATGGATTCGAGCATATGGAATCTCTTCTATTCGCCCTAATGTCATCAGATATTACTTGGCACATAGTAATATTGACGTTATCATGTCTCAGTTTAACTTAATTGATCATAGACCCGAAATGCTCGTGGACGAAATACATGATAAAGGTGTGAAAATACTAGCACGTGGACCAGTATTTAAAGGGCTTTTAACGCAAAATTATCAATCTATACTAAAAGAAAAATTTGCAGATGGTATTTTTGACTATGATGGTGCAACATTGGCGCATACTATGGAAACTTTACATGATATAACACCGCATCTTACAGCGCTTAGCTTCGACTATTTAAAATCATTTGACGCTTTAGGCTCTATTATTGTAGGTGCAAGCAGCGCTGAACAATTACGAGATAATGTGGCACAGTTTGAACAGAAGATAACACCTGAAATACTTGAACAAGCACGGAATAGTGTTAAGTCTATTGCATACACACAACATTTATCATAG
- a CDS encoding NUDIX domain-containing protein, with protein MHFEEKTISKEVLYEGKIIDVEKHLVTLPNDQTAYREIVKHNGAVAVCAMTPENKVILVKQFRKPLEHTLIEIPAGKLEIGENREAAAKRELEEETGYRTKNLTHIGDVYGAPGFSNELISIYFTNQLEKGHIQLDEDEFVETLYYTLSDVQQAVSSRKIKDAKTLIALQYVLSVYNHSNEKG; from the coding sequence ATGCACTTTGAAGAAAAAACAATTTCAAAAGAAGTACTATATGAAGGAAAAATTATTGATGTCGAAAAACATCTTGTCACATTGCCCAATGATCAAACAGCTTATCGTGAAATTGTCAAACACAATGGTGCTGTCGCAGTTTGTGCAATGACACCTGAAAATAAAGTCATTTTAGTAAAACAATTTCGCAAACCACTTGAACATACACTTATTGAAATCCCTGCTGGCAAGCTTGAAATAGGGGAAAATAGAGAAGCTGCAGCCAAAAGAGAGCTAGAAGAAGAAACAGGCTATCGTACGAAAAACCTTACACATATTGGAGATGTATACGGTGCACCGGGCTTCTCAAACGAATTAATTTCTATTTATTTTACAAATCAATTAGAAAAAGGACATATACAGTTAGATGAGGATGAATTTGTCGAAACATTATACTACACGCTTTCTGATGTCCAACAGGCAGTCAGCTCACGAAAAATCAAAGATGCTAAAACATTAATTGCACTTCAATACGTATTATCAGTTTATAATCATTCTAATGAAAAGGGTTGA